One window from the genome of Breoghania sp. L-A4 encodes:
- the addB gene encoding double-strand break repair protein AddB, whose protein sequence is MTDTRPAARLFTIPSGAAFLDTLVDSLLSGELVPGFDPARDPLALADATIFVPTRRAARTLRESFRLALGGSAALLPRIRPLGGADEDEVLLRGEPDAEPLAPAISGLERRLAMTRLILGWAGHVRREVLKLGPDEPMAVPASPADAAWLAADLLSLMDQIETEEADWQAIQALVPDDFSRYWQITLDFLKIATEAWPAYLAERGAMDPNARRSALIRREAARFAQDPPSGPVIVAGSTGSVPATADLIKVVAHLHQGAVILPGLDQTMPDDVWDALGGAANPDRPAVPGHPQYGLKQLLSHLRASRADVSELSGSVAEHLRDRERIVAESLRPAETTDGWQAFFKEPVAARAGAAFADVDLIEARNEVEEALALAMALREAVENDRTAALVTPDRTLARRVAGEMRRWGLEVDDSAGRPLDQTPPAMLARLTAQAALGGLEPVALLALLKHPLTRLGLPAADIRETARALERAVLRGPRPQDGTHGLLAAIDAAEHALSTAAHVPRWRRMKEEDWARIRDLAQRLAAALQPLEALGRQPGIVAVAPLAEAHAEALKAVARDETGSDLALFSLEAGEALAKAMTGIMEARDVGLEIPAADWPSVFDALIAGSPVHGGVAADPRIHIWGPLEARLHRPDILILAGLNEGSWPATTRNDPWLNRPMKRDVGLEPPERRVGLAAHDFAQGMGADRVVLSRSRRSGGAPTVASRWLQRVLTVAGSDVADAARARGTRYTDWARALDRAAGPPRPAARPNPKPPVAARPEQISITSVETWIRDPYAIFAKRILGLDPVDPLAASPGAADRGTIIHDTLADFLAECSGPYDAGARDRLITLGREQFRDLEAFPEVHALWWPRFLRIADWFIGFEAARNPRVSRRHLEVAGSISLPRRDGVFRLTGRADRIDEMTDGSLAAIDYKTGGAPTRKEVATLFAPQLPLEAAMLRLGGFEGIDPARPVSELAYVVLRGGSTPGDYAPRNPEEGGIGDLADNALARLAGLIAAYDDEAQGYLSRARPKFEGNVDGDYDHLARVQEWSLGGDDEETA, encoded by the coding sequence ATGACGGATACTCGGCCGGCGGCACGGCTCTTCACGATCCCCAGTGGTGCTGCGTTTCTCGACACGCTGGTCGACTCGCTGCTGAGCGGCGAACTCGTCCCCGGTTTCGATCCGGCGCGCGACCCACTGGCGCTGGCCGACGCCACCATCTTCGTGCCCACCCGCCGCGCGGCGCGCACATTGCGCGAGAGTTTTCGCCTGGCGCTGGGCGGCAGTGCCGCGCTGCTGCCGCGCATCCGTCCGCTGGGCGGCGCCGACGAGGACGAGGTGCTGCTGCGCGGCGAGCCGGATGCGGAACCCTTGGCCCCGGCGATCTCCGGGCTCGAACGCCGCCTCGCCATGACCCGGCTGATCCTCGGCTGGGCCGGCCACGTGCGTCGCGAAGTCCTCAAGCTCGGACCCGACGAACCGATGGCGGTGCCCGCCTCTCCCGCCGACGCCGCCTGGCTCGCCGCCGATTTGCTGTCGCTGATGGACCAGATCGAAACGGAAGAAGCCGACTGGCAGGCGATCCAGGCGCTGGTGCCCGACGATTTCTCCCGCTACTGGCAGATCACTCTGGATTTCCTGAAGATCGCCACCGAGGCCTGGCCCGCCTATCTGGCCGAACGCGGCGCTATGGACCCCAACGCCAGGCGCTCGGCCCTGATTCGTCGCGAGGCGGCGCGCTTTGCGCAAGATCCTCCGAGCGGGCCGGTGATCGTCGCCGGCTCCACCGGCTCCGTGCCAGCCACCGCCGATCTCATCAAGGTGGTGGCACATCTGCATCAGGGCGCGGTGATCCTGCCGGGGCTCGATCAGACGATGCCAGACGACGTGTGGGACGCGCTTGGCGGGGCAGCCAATCCCGATCGCCCCGCCGTGCCCGGCCATCCGCAATACGGCCTCAAGCAGTTGCTCTCGCATTTGCGCGCCAGCCGCGCAGATGTTTCCGAACTGTCCGGCTCGGTCGCCGAACACCTGCGCGATCGCGAGCGGATCGTGGCCGAAAGCCTGCGTCCCGCCGAAACCACGGACGGCTGGCAGGCCTTCTTCAAGGAGCCCGTCGCGGCGCGCGCGGGCGCGGCCTTCGCCGATGTCGATCTGATCGAAGCGCGCAACGAGGTGGAGGAAGCGCTGGCGCTCGCCATGGCGCTGCGCGAGGCGGTGGAAAACGACAGGACAGCGGCGCTGGTAACACCCGATCGGACGCTGGCGCGCCGGGTGGCGGGCGAAATGCGCCGCTGGGGCCTGGAGGTCGATGATTCCGCCGGCCGGCCGCTGGACCAGACGCCGCCCGCGATGCTCGCCCGGCTCACGGCTCAGGCGGCGCTTGGCGGACTCGAACCGGTGGCGCTTCTGGCGCTTCTCAAGCATCCGCTCACGCGCCTCGGCCTGCCCGCCGCCGACATCCGCGAGACGGCGCGGGCGCTGGAACGCGCCGTGCTGCGCGGCCCACGCCCGCAGGACGGGACGCATGGCCTGCTGGCGGCGATCGATGCGGCCGAGCATGCACTCTCCACCGCCGCTCACGTGCCGCGCTGGCGGCGCATGAAGGAGGAGGACTGGGCGCGCATCCGCGACTTGGCGCAGCGCCTCGCCGCCGCGCTGCAGCCGCTGGAAGCGCTCGGCCGGCAGCCGGGCATTGTGGCCGTGGCACCGCTCGCCGAAGCCCATGCGGAAGCCTTGAAGGCGGTGGCGCGCGACGAGACAGGATCCGATCTGGCGCTGTTCTCACTGGAGGCCGGCGAGGCGCTGGCCAAGGCGATGACGGGCATCATGGAGGCGCGCGATGTGGGCCTCGAGATCCCGGCCGCGGACTGGCCGAGCGTGTTTGACGCGCTGATCGCCGGAAGCCCCGTGCATGGCGGTGTGGCGGCCGATCCGCGCATTCACATCTGGGGGCCCCTAGAAGCGCGCCTGCACCGGCCGGATATCCTGATCCTGGCCGGGCTCAACGAGGGCAGTTGGCCCGCCACGACCCGCAACGATCCTTGGCTCAACCGGCCGATGAAACGCGACGTCGGACTGGAGCCGCCCGAGCGGCGCGTCGGTCTCGCGGCGCATGATTTCGCGCAAGGCATGGGTGCGGACCGCGTGGTGCTATCGCGCTCGCGACGCAGCGGCGGCGCACCGACGGTCGCCTCGCGCTGGCTGCAGCGGGTGCTGACGGTTGCGGGCTCCGACGTGGCCGACGCCGCACGCGCCCGCGGCACGCGCTACACGGATTGGGCGCGCGCGCTCGACCGCGCCGCAGGGCCGCCCCGGCCCGCAGCCCGGCCCAATCCCAAGCCACCGGTCGCCGCCCGGCCGGAGCAGATTTCCATCACCTCGGTGGAGACCTGGATCCGCGATCCTTACGCGATCTTCGCCAAGCGCATTCTTGGGCTCGACCCGGTCGATCCGCTGGCCGCGAGCCCGGGGGCGGCGGATCGCGGCACGATCATCCATGACACGCTGGCGGATTTCCTCGCCGAATGCTCCGGCCCCTATGACGCGGGGGCGCGCGACCGGCTCATCACACTTGGCCGGGAGCAGTTCCGCGATCTGGAAGCCTTCCCGGAGGTGCATGCACTGTGGTGGCCGCGCTTCCTGCGCATCGCCGACTGGTTCATCGGCTTCGAGGCCGCGCGCAACCCACGCGTCTCGCGCCGGCACCTGGAGGTCGCGGGCAGCATTTCGCTGCCGCGCCGCGACGGGGTGTTTCGGCTCACCGGCCGCGCCGACCGCATCGACGAGATGACCGACGGCTCGCTCGCGGCCATCGACTACAAGACCGGCGGCGCCCCGACCAGGAAGGAAGTCGCAACCCTGTTCGCACCGCAACTGCCATTGGAAGCGGCCATGCTGCGGCTGGGCGGCTTTGAGGGCATCGATCCGGCGCGACCCGTCTCCGAACTCGCCTATGTGGTGCTGCGCGGCGGATCGACGCCGGGCGACTACGCCCCGCGCAATCCCGAAGAAGGCGGTATCGGCGATCTGGCCGACAACGCGCTGGCCCGGCTGGCGGGACTGATTGCCGCCTACGACGATGAGGCCCAGGGCTATCTGTCGCGCGCGCGGCCGAAATTCGAGGGCAATGTGGACGGCGACTATGATCATCTCGCCCGCGTGCAGGAATGGTCGCTGGGTGGCGACGACGAGGAGACCGCGTGA
- the tsaE gene encoding tRNA (adenosine(37)-N6)-threonylcarbamoyltransferase complex ATPase subunit type 1 TsaE produces MAASLTIDLPDEAATRRLAEDLALILRPGDVVALHGDLGAGKSTLARAVLRALADDPDLEVPSPTFTLVQAYAFPRLTVSHFDLYRIEHEDELEELGFEEAASEGAALVEWPQRAESALPADTLLLSLSAGATADSRVARLDWQTGDWEARLGRTLRIRRFLDEAGWTRATRRFLLGDASTRSYERIARAGRHAILMNAPQRADGPPVRDGKPYSQIAHLAEDVRAFVGIGEGLRARGFHAPELFAHDMAHGLLLLEDLGAEAIVADGAPLLERYAAAIDLLAELHTHDWPDVTPLPGGGTYRVPAYDAGALSIEAELYLDWYVPDVTGGPVPTEAAAEFKTLWAAQFETLARSETTWVLRDFHSPNLIWRPQGSGTDRLALIDYQDTVIGPTAYDVASLAQDARVTIPHDQEQELVARYVSLRRAQAAGFDADAFRRDYAVLSAHRATKILGIFVRLDKRDGKPGYRKHIPRLRDYLARSLEHPALADIKRWYQRHGPAQ; encoded by the coding sequence GTGGCCGCTTCCCTCACCATCGACCTCCCGGACGAGGCGGCGACGCGCCGGCTCGCCGAGGACCTGGCGCTCATCCTGCGCCCGGGCGATGTCGTCGCCCTGCACGGCGATCTGGGCGCCGGAAAATCGACGCTGGCACGCGCCGTGCTGCGCGCGCTCGCCGATGATCCGGACCTCGAGGTTCCCAGCCCCACCTTCACGCTGGTGCAGGCCTATGCGTTCCCGCGCCTGACGGTCTCCCACTTCGATCTTTACCGCATCGAACATGAAGACGAACTCGAGGAGCTCGGGTTCGAGGAGGCGGCAAGCGAGGGCGCGGCGCTGGTCGAATGGCCGCAACGTGCCGAAAGCGCCCTGCCCGCCGACACGCTGCTGCTGAGCCTGTCCGCGGGCGCCACTGCGGACTCGCGCGTCGCGCGCCTCGACTGGCAGACGGGCGACTGGGAGGCGCGGCTTGGTCGCACGCTGCGGATCCGGCGCTTTCTCGACGAGGCGGGCTGGACGCGCGCTACACGGCGCTTCCTGCTTGGCGACGCCTCGACGCGGTCGTACGAGCGGATTGCGCGGGCCGGCCGGCACGCGATCCTGATGAACGCGCCGCAGAGGGCCGACGGCCCGCCGGTGCGTGACGGCAAGCCCTACAGCCAGATCGCCCATCTGGCCGAGGACGTGCGCGCCTTCGTCGGTATCGGCGAGGGCCTTCGCGCGCGCGGCTTCCACGCGCCGGAGCTCTTCGCCCACGACATGGCGCACGGCCTGCTGTTGCTCGAGGACCTGGGCGCTGAGGCGATCGTTGCCGACGGCGCGCCGCTGCTTGAGCGTTATGCGGCGGCCATCGATCTGCTGGCGGAACTTCACACCCATGACTGGCCGGACGTGACGCCGCTGCCGGGTGGCGGCACCTACCGGGTTCCCGCCTATGACGCCGGCGCCCTGTCGATCGAGGCCGAGCTTTATCTCGACTGGTATGTGCCCGACGTCACCGGCGGACCCGTGCCCACGGAGGCGGCGGCCGAGTTCAAGACGCTGTGGGCGGCGCAGTTCGAGACACTGGCGCGATCGGAAACAACCTGGGTTCTGCGCGACTTCCACTCGCCCAACCTGATCTGGCGGCCGCAGGGCTCCGGCACGGACCGGCTGGCGCTGATCGACTATCAGGACACGGTGATCGGCCCCACCGCCTATGACGTCGCCTCGCTGGCGCAGGACGCGCGCGTGACCATCCCGCATGACCAGGAGCAGGAACTGGTCGCCCGCTATGTATCGCTGCGCCGGGCGCAGGCCGCGGGCTTCGACGCGGACGCGTTTCGCCGCGATTATGCGGTGCTGTCGGCCCATCGGGCGACCAAGATCCTGGGCATTTTCGTGCGGCTGGACAAACGCGACGGCAAGCCGGGCTACCGCAAGCATATCCCCAGATTGCGCGACTATCTGGCCCGTTCGCTGGAACATCCCGCACTGGCTGACATAAAGCGCTGGTATCAGCGGCACGGGCCGGCGCAGTAG
- a CDS encoding nucleotidyltransferase family protein, producing MTVTRPTRAMVLAAGLGTRMRPITETLPKPLVPVAGKPLLDYALDRLASAGVQSVVVNVHHLADQVERHVAGRTAPAVILSDERAALLETGGGVTKALPHLGEEPFLLLNSDSFWIEGMRPNLEVLAERWDDGEMDGLLLLASTVNSVGYDGTGDFEMESGGRLSRRVDREVTPFVYSGVAMLHPRLFEGAPEGAFSLNLLFDRAIEAGRLYGVRMDGIWLHVGTPQAIGEAEEAIGDSAL from the coding sequence ATGACAGTGACGCGCCCGACACGGGCAATGGTGCTGGCCGCAGGCCTGGGCACGAGAATGCGACCGATCACCGAAACACTGCCCAAGCCGCTCGTTCCGGTGGCGGGAAAGCCGCTGCTCGACTATGCGCTCGACCGGCTTGCAAGCGCCGGCGTGCAATCCGTGGTGGTCAACGTGCATCACCTCGCCGATCAGGTGGAACGTCATGTGGCGGGGCGCACAGCACCCGCCGTGATCCTTTCCGACGAGCGCGCCGCGCTGCTGGAGACCGGCGGCGGCGTGACCAAGGCCCTGCCGCATCTGGGCGAGGAGCCGTTCCTGCTGCTCAATTCCGACAGCTTCTGGATCGAGGGCATGCGGCCCAATCTGGAAGTGCTGGCCGAGCGCTGGGACGACGGCGAGATGGACGGGCTGCTGCTGCTCGCCTCCACGGTCAACAGCGTCGGCTATGACGGCACGGGCGATTTCGAGATGGAAAGCGGCGGCCGGCTGTCGCGGCGCGTCGATCGCGAGGTGACGCCGTTCGTCTATTCCGGCGTCGCCATGCTGCATCCGCGTCTGTTCGAGGGCGCGCCCGAGGGCGCCTTCTCGCTCAACCTGCTGTTCGACCGGGCCATCGAGGCGGGGCGGCTTTACGGCGTTCGCATGGACGGAATCTGGCTTCACGTCGGCACGCCGCAGGCGATCGGCGAGGCGGAGGAAGCCATCGGCGACAGCGCGCTGTAG